In a single window of the Helicobacter felis ATCC 49179 genome:
- a CDS encoding DUF2156 domain-containing protein, producing MEFKPLSLELKGLLDTHLQADHFSVSDVNFSNLYLWQNARDIRLALVHGCVVIRTQYPKQTPFYFYPIGAGDKRAVIQALLELEPKLELRALEEKHKQELEAYFPDAFHFEPQRDRFDYVYHTADLIALQGKKYHKKKNHLNAFLKQYPHFTYEPISAHNRDQIVDALKQWRALGQEDRALDEEHQGILGALKVFETLQLQGGVICIEGRIVAMSFGERINADMAVIHIEKADPRVRGAYQTINQQLLAHAFKDCPLVNREEDLGIEGLRQAKMGYHPAFLLQKFHAIYKD from the coding sequence GTGGAATTTAAACCCTTAAGTTTGGAGTTAAAAGGGCTATTAGACACGCATTTGCAGGCGGATCACTTCAGCGTGTCGGATGTGAATTTTAGCAATTTGTATTTGTGGCAAAACGCTCGGGACATTCGCCTAGCCCTTGTGCATGGCTGCGTGGTGATCCGCACCCAATACCCTAAGCAAACCCCCTTTTATTTTTACCCCATTGGGGCAGGGGATAAAAGGGCGGTCATTCAAGCCCTCTTAGAGTTAGAACCTAAACTAGAACTACGCGCCCTAGAGGAAAAACACAAGCAAGAATTAGAGGCGTATTTTCCTGATGCCTTTCACTTTGAACCTCAGCGAGATCGCTTTGATTATGTTTATCACACCGCCGATCTCATTGCCCTGCAGGGCAAAAAATACCATAAAAAGAAAAACCACCTCAACGCCTTCTTAAAGCAATACCCCCATTTCACCTACGAGCCCATCAGCGCGCACAACCGCGATCAGATTGTGGATGCCCTCAAGCAGTGGCGCGCTTTGGGGCAGGAAGATCGAGCTTTAGATGAGGAACATCAGGGCATTTTAGGCGCACTAAAGGTCTTTGAGACCTTGCAATTACAAGGGGGGGTTATTTGCATAGAGGGGCGCATTGTGGCGATGAGTTTTGGGGAGAGAATTAATGCAGATATGGCAGTGATCCACATTGAAAAAGCCGATCCGCGCGTGCGTGGGGCTTACCAGACGATTAACCAACAACTCTTAGCCCACGCCTTTAAAGACTGCCCCCTAGTCAATAGAGAAGAAGATTTAGGCATTGAGGGCTTACGCCAAGCTAAAATGGGCTACCACCCTGCCTTTTTACTACAAAAATTCCACGCTATCTATAAGGATTGA
- the lysA gene encoding diaminopimelate decarboxylase, with amino-acid sequence MNKDSIVRIASAHPTPFYLYDFDQIKEAFLEFKNAFSGAKSLICYALKANSNLSLLAHLARLGAGGDCVSIYEVRRALLAGIPSYKIIFSGVGKLESEIQEALESKILFLNVESFEELQLIERIATDLNTPARISVRVNPNINAQTHPYISTGLWENKFGVEEKEAVQMFMFAKQSPFLEPVGLHCHIGSQLIELEPIKEAGEKMHALARFLMASGVELKFLDMGGGLGVDEGKGAISIADYTKPLKSIAQKLDLTLICEPGRRIVADSGVLVSRVQYVKPGARKNFIIVDAGMNDLMRPALYGARHSVEVLNTQEGTEAIYDIVGPVCESADCFLKEVPLKGVTRGDLLLFKQVGAYGASMASHYNSRPKILELGVEQDRVRILRDRESFFDNITHEIGHLESVGIHAKRAQIDQIDEALSKLLNARLVLSQEIAKEKQREALGVYNPVREAQIFKKVGGQLESIYTEILGVSRGLTSPEKVGVSTNANTARRLLGQKFKLKLYNPLALFEAILLKGVDYGLLEVRGSDAYAQGLKALAELITQQRLEIAHSFKIAGIWCLLVGRFGFLAQDNPTRRAWWFDPTHTRQIQALLSGYDNPYFLATPLGCLLEANIDLELPTHLEPLCLGAYSTTRRTSGI; translated from the coding sequence TTGAATAAAGACAGCATTGTGCGCATTGCTAGCGCGCACCCTACCCCCTTTTATCTCTACGACTTTGACCAAATCAAGGAAGCGTTTTTAGAGTTTAAAAACGCCTTTAGCGGGGCTAAATCCCTGATTTGCTACGCCCTCAAGGCTAATTCTAATTTGAGCTTGTTAGCCCATTTGGCGCGCTTGGGAGCAGGGGGCGATTGTGTCTCTATTTATGAAGTGCGCCGCGCCCTGCTAGCAGGCATTCCCTCTTACAAAATTATCTTTAGTGGGGTGGGCAAGCTGGAGAGCGAGATTCAAGAAGCCTTAGAGAGCAAAATCTTATTTTTAAATGTGGAGTCTTTTGAGGAACTTCAGCTCATTGAGCGTATCGCCACAGATTTGAACACTCCCGCGCGTATCAGTGTGCGGGTCAATCCTAATATCAATGCCCAAACTCACCCCTATATTTCTACAGGTCTATGGGAAAATAAATTTGGCGTAGAAGAAAAAGAAGCCGTGCAAATGTTCATGTTTGCCAAGCAATCTCCCTTTTTAGAGCCCGTGGGTCTGCATTGTCATATTGGCTCCCAACTCATTGAACTAGAACCCATCAAGGAAGCGGGCGAAAAAATGCACGCTTTGGCACGCTTTTTAATGGCTAGCGGGGTAGAACTCAAGTTTTTAGACATGGGCGGAGGTTTGGGCGTGGATGAGGGCAAGGGCGCAATTAGCATCGCAGACTACACTAAACCCCTTAAAAGCATCGCACAAAAACTAGACCTCACTTTAATCTGTGAGCCGGGGCGCAGAATTGTGGCAGATAGTGGGGTGTTGGTGAGCCGTGTGCAGTATGTCAAACCCGGGGCGCGTAAGAATTTTATTATTGTGGATGCTGGAATGAACGATCTTATGCGCCCTGCCTTGTATGGAGCGCGCCATAGTGTGGAGGTGCTCAATACCCAAGAGGGCACAGAGGCGATCTATGACATTGTGGGTCCGGTGTGTGAGAGCGCGGATTGTTTTTTAAAAGAAGTGCCTTTAAAGGGAGTAACTAGGGGGGATTTGCTCCTTTTTAAGCAGGTGGGGGCTTATGGAGCGAGTATGGCAAGCCACTATAATAGCCGTCCTAAGATTTTAGAGCTAGGTGTAGAGCAGGATCGCGTGCGCATTTTACGGGATAGAGAAAGCTTTTTTGACAACATCACCCATGAGATCGGGCACTTAGAGAGTGTGGGTATCCATGCCAAAAGAGCACAGATTGATCAAATTGATGAGGCATTAAGCAAACTTTTAAACGCCCGTTTAGTCTTAAGCCAAGAGATTGCTAAGGAAAAGCAAAGAGAAGCTTTAGGCGTGTATAACCCTGTGCGAGAAGCCCAGATTTTTAAGAAAGTGGGGGGACAATTAGAGAGCATTTATACAGAGATTTTAGGGGTTTCAAGGGGACTAACCAGCCCTGAAAAAGTAGGGGTTAGCACCAACGCCAACACAGCTAGAAGGCTTTTGGGGCAGAAGTTTAAGTTGAAACTCTACAACCCTCTAGCACTTTTTGAGGCGATTTTGCTTAAGGGCGTGGATTATGGGCTTTTAGAGGTGCGGGGGAGTGATGCCTACGCGCAAGGGCTCAAAGCCTTAGCAGAACTCATTACACAACAACGCCTAGAGATCGCCCATAGCTTTAAAATTGCCGGCATATGGTGTTTGCTCGTGGGGCGTTTTGGCTTTTTGGCACAGGACAACCCCACACGGCGGGCGTGGTGGTTTGATCCCACACATACAAGACAAATACAAGCCCTTTTGAGTGGGTATGACAATCCCTACTTTTTAGCTACACCGCTAGGGTGTTTGCTAGAAGCTAATATAGACCTAGAATTGCCCACCCATTTAGAGCCCCTATGTTTGGGAGCTTATTCCACCACACGGAGAACAAGTGGAATTTAA
- a CDS encoding 2-oxoacid:acceptor oxidoreductase family protein: MSLELRFTGVGGQGVLLAGEILAEAKIASGGFGTKTSTYTSQVRGGPTKVDIILSSEEIIYPYAKQGEIDFMLSVAQSSYNLFKEDVKPGGVVVVDPNLAHPTPEDEAKFQLYKIPIITIAKDEVGNIITQSVVALAITVTLMECVDRAQVIETMISKVPAKVAELNKKAFDIGEAHALRALEAKKIS; this comes from the coding sequence ATGAGTTTGGAATTGCGTTTTACCGGTGTAGGCGGACAGGGGGTTTTGTTGGCGGGGGAAATCTTAGCTGAGGCTAAGATTGCTAGCGGGGGGTTTGGCACCAAGACCTCTACCTACACTAGCCAAGTGAGAGGCGGACCTACCAAAGTGGATATTATTTTGAGCTCTGAGGAGATCATTTACCCTTATGCTAAACAGGGCGAGATCGATTTTATGCTCTCGGTGGCACAGAGCAGTTACAATCTCTTTAAGGAGGATGTCAAGCCCGGGGGCGTGGTGGTGGTCGATCCTAACTTAGCGCACCCCACTCCAGAGGACGAAGCCAAGTTTCAGCTTTACAAAATCCCCATTATTACTATCGCCAAAGATGAAGTGGGCAATATCATCACCCAATCCGTGGTTGCCCTAGCGATCACAGTAACACTGATGGAGTGCGTGGATCGCGCCCAAGTGATCGAAACGATGATCTCCAAAGTGCCGGCAAAAGTCGCAGAACTCAATAAAAAAGCCTTTGACATTGGAGAAGCACACGCGCTAAGGGCATTGGAAGCCAAAAAAATCTCTTGA
- a CDS encoding 2-oxoglutarate ferredoxin oxidoreductase subunit beta, whose translation MAFDYDEYLRVDKTPTLWCWGCGDGVILKCIIRAIDSLGWNMDDVCLVSGIGCSGRMSSYVNCNTVHTTHGRALAYATGIKLANSKKHVIVVSGDGDSFAIGGNHTIHACRRNIDLNLVLVNNFIYGLTNSQTSPTTPNGMWTVTAQSGNIDNHFDPCEITMAAGASFVARESVLDPKRLERTLAEGFSHKGFSFVDVHSNCHINLGRKNKMGEAAQTLAWIQSRLVSKRQYEALSPEEREGKYPTGVLKHDTSKMEYCEAYEGVIEKASKKERS comes from the coding sequence ATGGCATTTGATTATGACGAGTATTTACGCGTAGATAAAACCCCCACGCTCTGGTGTTGGGGCTGTGGCGATGGAGTGATTTTAAAATGCATCATCCGCGCCATTGATAGCTTGGGCTGGAATATGGATGATGTGTGCTTGGTGAGTGGGATCGGGTGCAGTGGGCGCATGAGTTCGTATGTGAATTGCAACACCGTGCACACCACACACGGGCGCGCGCTAGCTTACGCCACGGGGATTAAGTTAGCCAACTCCAAAAAACATGTGATCGTAGTGTCTGGGGATGGGGATAGTTTTGCCATTGGGGGCAATCACACCATCCACGCTTGTAGGCGCAACATCGATTTAAATTTAGTCTTGGTGAATAACTTCATCTATGGGCTGACTAATTCGCAAACCTCCCCCACTACACCTAATGGCATGTGGACGGTTACCGCCCAAAGTGGCAATATTGACAACCACTTTGACCCCTGTGAGATCACCATGGCTGCTGGGGCGAGTTTTGTGGCGCGCGAGAGCGTGCTCGATCCTAAGAGATTGGAGCGCACTTTAGCGGAGGGCTTTAGTCATAAGGGCTTTAGCTTTGTGGATGTACATAGCAATTGCCATATCAATTTGGGGCGCAAAAACAAAATGGGCGAAGCGGCCCAAACTCTGGCGTGGATTCAATCCCGCTTAGTGAGCAAACGCCAATATGAAGCCTTGAGTCCTGAGGAGAGGGAGGGCAAGTATCCTACCGGTGTGCTCAAACACGATACTTCTAAGATGGAATATTGCGAGGCGTATGAGGGCGTGATTGAAAAAGCTTCTAAGAAAGAGAGGAGCTAG
- a CDS encoding 2-oxoglutarate synthase subunit alpha, with protein MREVISDGNDLVAKAAIDAGCRFFGGYPITPSSDIMHAMSKLLPAHGGHFIQMEDEIGGVCVSLGASMSGVKAMTASSGPGISLKVEQIGYAFMTETPLVIVDVMRSGPSTGMPTRVAQGDISFLKHPSHGDFKSVTLAPGNLEEIYSETLRAFNLAEMLMTPVFLLLDETIGHMYGRVQLPDLQEVQQSVVNRRVFEGDPKDYQPYGVPQDESAILNPFFKGYRYHITGLHHGPIGFPTEDAQIGGALIDRLFNKIDSKSDIVCKNEEMDLEDADVLVIGYGSSALAIKEALKDLKAQNYPKKIGFFRPLTLWPSPQERLKALGARFEKILVVELNKGQYVHEIEHVMGRKVEALLQADGRPFTPRQIALKIKEL; from the coding sequence ATGAGAGAGGTGATTTCTGATGGCAATGATTTAGTGGCTAAAGCCGCTATTGATGCGGGTTGTCGCTTCTTTGGAGGTTATCCCATCACACCTAGCTCAGACATCATGCATGCGATGAGCAAGCTCTTACCCGCGCATGGGGGGCATTTTATCCAAATGGAGGATGAAATCGGGGGCGTGTGTGTGTCTTTGGGAGCGAGCATGAGCGGAGTTAAGGCGATGACGGCTAGTTCAGGACCGGGAATTTCTCTCAAAGTGGAACAAATCGGCTATGCGTTCATGACAGAAACCCCTCTTGTGATCGTGGATGTGATGCGCTCGGGTCCCTCCACAGGGATGCCCACAAGGGTTGCACAGGGCGATATTAGCTTTTTAAAACACCCCTCGCATGGGGATTTTAAATCCGTAACTTTGGCTCCGGGCAATTTGGAGGAAATCTATAGCGAAACCTTGCGTGCCTTTAACCTCGCTGAAATGTTGATGACTCCCGTCTTCTTACTCTTAGATGAAACCATCGGGCACATGTATGGTCGGGTGCAATTGCCCGACTTGCAAGAAGTGCAACAAAGCGTGGTGAATCGGCGTGTCTTTGAGGGCGATCCTAAGGATTACCAACCTTACGGCGTGCCCCAAGATGAGTCGGCAATCCTCAATCCCTTTTTCAAGGGCTATCGTTACCACATCACGGGCTTGCACCATGGTCCCATTGGTTTCCCCACAGAGGATGCCCAAATTGGAGGCGCGCTCATCGATCGCCTCTTTAACAAAATCGACTCTAAAAGCGACATTGTGTGCAAGAATGAAGAGATGGATTTAGAAGATGCAGATGTGCTCGTGATCGGCTATGGCTCGAGTGCGTTAGCCATCAAAGAGGCGTTAAAAGATCTAAAAGCGCAAAACTATCCCAAGAAAATCGGCTTTTTCCGCCCCCTTACACTTTGGCCCAGCCCCCAAGAACGCTTGAAAGCTTTAGGCGCACGCTTTGAAAAAATCCTTGTGGTGGAGCTCAATAAGGGGCAGTATGTGCACGAAATCGAACATGTAATGGGGCGCAAAGTAGAGGCGTTACTGCAAGCTGATGGGAGACCTTTCACCCCTAGGCAGATCGCGCTAAAAATAAAGGAGCTCTAA
- a CDS encoding 4Fe-4S binding protein encodes MSKMVAPQGVPVWVNEARCKGCDLCVSVCPAGVLGMGVRLDHILGKVAKVAYPESCIGCCKCELGCPDFAIYVAEKKEFKFAKVSKDAEKRGVRVRANHYMLLEESVAEGRGR; translated from the coding sequence ATGTCCAAGATGGTAGCTCCTCAGGGTGTGCCCGTTTGGGTGAATGAGGCGCGTTGTAAGGGTTGTGATTTATGCGTATCTGTATGTCCGGCAGGGGTACTGGGTATGGGTGTGCGCTTGGATCACATTTTAGGCAAAGTGGCTAAGGTGGCTTATCCAGAGAGCTGTATTGGATGTTGTAAATGCGAACTAGGTTGTCCGGATTTTGCAATCTATGTCGCTGAGAAAAAAGAATTCAAATTTGCTAAGGTGTCCAAAGATGCTGAAAAGCGAGGTGTGAGAGTGCGGGCCAATCATTACATGCTCTTAGAAGAGAGTGTTGCAGAGGGGAGGGGTCGATGA
- a CDS encoding DNA type IV secretion system protein ComB10 yields MKGAWLKKILSIIAIAIAIITISLWVHRPKTSQSPTIIEAKYPLADYHFIPPQEPPAPPPQVSSDYAELKSQLQEATARIQQLQEELDHQMSVSENSPPPPTPQEDTQRNDLLATRIQAFKSSHAEKIQENTTEEFDNLKAKDTATHQNRLFRTITADKMIPAFLITPISSKLAGKAIAQVESDVFASMGKTILIPKGSKVIGYYNNTDKVGEYRLDIVWTRIITPKGVNIMLTNAKGADIKGYSGLVGEMMTHNLQRYGLPLLVSTLSNGLLIALTSAIANKTGKNNFFGDYLLMQMTRQTGMGLNQIVAQILRDKSQLNPVIIIREGSRVFISPNLDIFFPSAKNGEIQVEVVETTK; encoded by the coding sequence ATGAAAGGCGCGTGGCTTAAAAAAATCCTCTCTATTATTGCGATTGCTATAGCCATCATCACCATTTCATTGTGGGTGCACCGCCCTAAAACTTCTCAATCACCCACAATCATAGAAGCCAAATACCCTCTAGCAGATTACCATTTTATCCCCCCTCAAGAACCTCCCGCTCCTCCCCCGCAAGTCTCCTCTGATTATGCAGAGCTTAAAAGCCAACTCCAAGAAGCCACCGCACGCATCCAGCAACTCCAAGAAGAGCTAGATCATCAAATGTCAGTTTCTGAAAACTCTCCACCACCGCCCACTCCCCAAGAGGACACTCAAAGAAACGATTTATTAGCAACGCGCATCCAAGCTTTTAAATCCAGCCATGCAGAAAAGATACAAGAAAACACTACAGAGGAGTTTGACAACCTCAAAGCTAAAGACACCGCCACCCATCAAAATAGACTTTTTAGAACTATCACGGCCGATAAGATGATTCCAGCTTTTCTTATCACGCCCATCAGTTCTAAATTAGCGGGCAAGGCCATTGCGCAGGTGGAAAGCGATGTGTTTGCTAGCATGGGCAAAACTATCCTCATTCCTAAGGGCTCTAAAGTGATTGGTTACTACAATAATACCGATAAAGTGGGAGAATACCGCCTGGACATCGTGTGGACTCGAATCATCACGCCCAAAGGGGTCAATATCATGCTCACTAACGCTAAAGGTGCAGATATTAAAGGTTATAGTGGCCTTGTGGGTGAGATGATGACTCACAATCTCCAGCGTTATGGCTTACCCTTGCTAGTTTCTACTCTCTCCAATGGGCTTTTGATCGCCTTGACCTCTGCAATCGCCAATAAAACGGGTAAAAATAATTTTTTTGGAGATTATCTTTTAATGCAGATGACGCGTCAAACGGGCATGGGATTAAATCAAATCGTAGCGCAAATTCTTAGAGATAAAAGCCAATTAAACCCTGTGATTATCATTAGAGAGGGTAGCCGTGTGTTTATTTCGCCTAATTTAGATATCTTTTTTCCTTCTGCCAAAAATGGAGAAATTCAAGTAGAGGTTGTAGAAACGACCAAGTAA